A stretch of DNA from Phycisphaerales bacterium:
GGGTAGGTGCCATGATCAATATCAAGCAAGCACGCATTGGCCCCTTCAAAGAGCAGGCGTTTGCCTTGCTTGCGATAGTCATTGAGAAGATAGGTGGTGTCGGTAATGCGCTCAGCCAACTGCTGTCCGATTTGATGGTAATGCTCGGCCAGCGCAAAGGGATCCAGTGGGGGGGTCTCGATGCCCAAGGCGGTCAGCTCTGCAGAACGAAGAGCGCAGGTGAGGCGCAGTTTTTCTTCCAGGTAAGCGCGGTCAAGTAGATCGCCAGCGCGGATGGCCGTGGAGCGATGCACTTTGTCGGCGTAAGCGGGGCCGATGCCACGTTTGGTGGTGCCAATCGAAAGATCATCATCACCAGTCTTGACACTGCCAGAGAGATAACTTTCCAGGGCCGCGTCATGTTCCTTGTGATAGGGCATGACCACATGCGAACGATTGGAAAGCATCAGCCGTCCGGTGGTATCGATGCCGCGCCCTTCGATCATGTTGATTTCTTCGAGCAGGGTTTCGGGGTCAACTACGACGCCATTGCCGATGACACAGATTGTGCCCGGTGACAAGATGCCTGAGGGCAGCAAGTGCATCGCGTAGCGTTCCTCACCAATCACGACCGTGTGGCCGGCGTTGGCGCCGCCGTTGTAGCGCACAATGACATCATGCTCGGCCGCGAGCAGGTCAACGACCTTGCCCTTGCCTTCGTCACCCCATTGGAGTCCCACCACGGCTGTATTGTTTCCGGACGTTCTTGCTGTCACCCCGCACCTCACTTGTTAGGCACACTAAAGCGGTTCAGTGGCCCTGGATGGCTCAAAATGACCCAGCGCCTTGACCAAACTAAGTCGCAAAACCGGCCCCGTCAATGCACAAGCTCACTTGAGGGGCTAAGAGCGCTCAAGACCCCCTCCCTGAGCGGCCGATGATGGCTGGCCGGGAGGCTACTTATGACCCATCAGACCGATCAAGAGCGACAGGATGAGCAACGCACTGGAAGTGATCCAGTGGTCTGTATTCGATGCCCCAACCTTGGTTGCCAGCGGGTGCTGGGTATTCCAGAGTCGCATCGGGGCTTGGTGGTGCGCTGCCGCGGCTGTCGCACCCTTTTGAAGGTGCCAGTGGTCCGTTCTGAGCGTACCAGTGCACTGATGCAGGCTTCCTAAGCGGCCAGTCACGATTCTGTCGATCTCTTGCCTATTCATCAAGACAGATGCCGGGTCATGGCTCAGCCCTGACTATGATGCATGGTCGTGGAATGTTCTTCTCAACAACTTGGTTCTGGTTGTC
This window harbors:
- a CDS encoding adenylosuccinate synthase — encoded protein: MTARTSGNNTAVVGLQWGDEGKGKVVDLLAAEHDVIVRYNGGANAGHTVVIGEERYAMHLLPSGILSPGTICVIGNGVVVDPETLLEEINMIEGRGIDTTGRLMLSNRSHVVMPYHKEHDAALESYLSGSVKTGDDDLSIGTTKRGIGPAYADKVHRSTAIRAGDLLDRAYLEEKLRLTCALRSAELTALGIETPPLDPFALAEHYHQIGQQLAERITDTTYLLNDYRKQGKRLLFEGANACLLDIDHGTYPYVTSSNCSTLGIPAGTGLAGHLLDRTVGIMKAYTTRVGAGPFPTELENELGERIRERGREYGTTTGRPRRCGWLDLVAVRYSAMVCGATELAVMLLDVLSGFDELKICSAYQLPDGRTTDRFIPDARGLIGATPIYETVPGWQEEIDHTTERSALPAGAQAYLDRIEALTELPIGLVSVGPERTQTMIGA